A section of the Spirosoma pollinicola genome encodes:
- the lon gene encoding endopeptidase La, producing the protein MHSEQDLATRLLMTDFDSDNLEIVPLGSPEGLDDDYELPANLPILPVRNTVLFPGMVIPVTVGRSKSIRLVKKAYKGNRIIGVVAQLNQQKDEPTADDLYRFGTVAYIIKMITLPDGNITIIIQGKKRFEIQQITQEEPFMTAQVRQIDDSFTNVNKKEGKALLQSLKDAAYKMLRLNPEIPQEARIALDNIESPTFLLHFLSSNVNADVSDKQRLLELLEGNQQANLLLEFMLREVQLLELKREIQSKASSDLDQQQRDYYLRQQMKVLQDELGMENPDREIDELRIKADRKKWPKEVRSHFDKELTKLQRINPMAPEYPVTMNYVELMVDLPWNEYTKDNFDLKRAQKILDADHFGLEKVKERIIEYLAVLKLKNDMKAPILCLYGPPGVGKTSLGKSVAKALGRKYSRMALGGVHDEAEIRGHRKTYIGAMPGKIIQNIRKCGTANPVFILDEIDKVSSDFRGDPSSALLEVLDPEQNSTFMDNYLETEFDLSRVLFIATANSLDTIHPALRDRMEIIDIAGYTVEEKVQIAKKYLIPKQRKDHGLKPKDLIFEDKAVLRIIEGYTRESGVRNLEQKIGALIRKVAKNIAMEEEYNHTIKVSDIPKMLGAEIFDKELYADDDLAGIVTGLAWTQVGGEILLIESSLSRGKGVLTLSGQLGDVMKESAITALSYLKAHADDLGIDYRIFSHYDLHIHIPAGAVPKDGPSAGITMLTSMTSIYTQRKVKPYLAMTGEVTLRGKVLPVGGIKEKILAANRAGIKELILCSKNRKDIDEINQSYIKDLVFHYADTVDQVLDIALLPGKVGKPMKFILPEDKEQREVEKVY; encoded by the coding sequence ATGCATTCAGAACAAGATTTAGCTACCCGTTTGTTGATGACCGATTTTGACTCGGACAATTTGGAAATTGTACCGCTTGGGTCGCCGGAGGGGTTAGATGATGATTACGAATTACCTGCAAACCTACCCATTTTACCCGTTCGGAATACTGTCCTGTTTCCAGGTATGGTCATTCCAGTTACTGTTGGGCGGTCCAAGTCAATACGATTAGTTAAGAAAGCGTATAAAGGCAACCGGATTATTGGTGTAGTGGCGCAGTTAAATCAGCAGAAAGACGAACCCACCGCCGACGATCTCTACCGATTCGGGACAGTAGCCTATATTATTAAAATGATCACGCTGCCCGATGGTAATATTACGATCATCATTCAGGGCAAGAAACGATTTGAGATTCAGCAGATCACACAGGAAGAGCCATTTATGACAGCTCAGGTTCGCCAGATCGATGACTCATTTACAAACGTAAATAAGAAAGAAGGTAAAGCGCTTTTGCAATCGCTGAAAGACGCTGCCTATAAGATGCTGCGACTGAATCCTGAAATTCCGCAGGAAGCCCGCATTGCGCTCGATAATATTGAAAGCCCAACCTTCTTACTGCACTTCCTGTCATCGAATGTAAACGCGGATGTGTCTGATAAACAACGGCTTTTGGAACTACTTGAAGGCAATCAGCAGGCAAACTTGTTGCTGGAATTCATGCTTCGGGAGGTGCAATTGCTTGAACTCAAACGCGAAATACAGTCCAAAGCGTCATCAGACCTTGACCAGCAACAACGGGATTATTATCTGCGCCAGCAGATGAAAGTTTTGCAGGATGAATTGGGAATGGAGAATCCTGACCGCGAAATTGATGAGCTACGCATTAAAGCCGACCGTAAAAAATGGCCTAAAGAAGTACGCTCCCATTTCGACAAAGAACTCACAAAACTTCAACGCATTAACCCTATGGCACCGGAATACCCGGTAACCATGAACTACGTTGAGTTAATGGTCGATTTGCCCTGGAACGAATATACTAAAGACAATTTTGACCTGAAACGGGCTCAGAAAATTCTGGATGCAGATCATTTCGGTCTGGAAAAAGTGAAAGAGCGGATTATTGAGTACCTCGCCGTTCTGAAACTAAAAAACGACATGAAAGCCCCGATTTTGTGCCTCTACGGCCCTCCGGGTGTGGGTAAAACCTCGCTCGGGAAATCGGTAGCGAAAGCACTAGGCCGTAAATACAGCCGAATGGCCCTGGGTGGCGTTCATGATGAAGCCGAAATTCGCGGTCACCGTAAAACATACATCGGCGCTATGCCGGGCAAAATCATTCAGAATATTCGTAAGTGCGGCACGGCCAACCCTGTGTTCATTCTGGACGAAATTGATAAGGTTAGTTCCGATTTTCGGGGGGATCCATCCTCAGCTTTGCTTGAAGTGTTAGACCCTGAACAGAATTCGACGTTCATGGACAACTACCTCGAAACCGAGTTTGATCTCTCGCGGGTATTGTTCATTGCTACGGCCAACTCACTTGATACGATCCACCCCGCCCTGCGCGACCGGATGGAAATTATCGACATTGCGGGCTATACCGTTGAAGAGAAAGTCCAGATTGCTAAAAAATACCTGATTCCTAAGCAACGCAAAGATCATGGCTTGAAACCTAAAGACTTGATATTTGAAGATAAAGCCGTTTTGCGTATTATTGAGGGTTACACGCGTGAATCAGGCGTTCGAAATCTAGAACAGAAAATTGGTGCCCTAATCCGAAAAGTCGCTAAGAACATTGCGATGGAAGAGGAATACAACCATACCATTAAGGTTTCGGATATTCCTAAAATGCTGGGCGCCGAAATTTTCGACAAAGAACTGTATGCTGATGATGACCTTGCCGGTATCGTTACGGGTCTTGCCTGGACACAAGTTGGGGGCGAAATTCTGCTCATTGAATCCAGCCTGAGCCGTGGTAAAGGTGTGCTTACTCTGTCGGGGCAACTTGGCGATGTAATGAAAGAGTCGGCCATTACGGCCCTGTCTTATCTGAAGGCCCATGCCGATGATTTGGGCATCGACTACCGGATATTCAGTCATTATGATCTGCATATTCACATTCCGGCAGGTGCTGTCCCAAAAGATGGCCCTTCAGCAGGGATTACGATGCTGACTTCGATGACCTCCATATATACCCAGCGTAAAGTAAAACCATATCTTGCAATGACCGGTGAGGTGACGTTACGGGGTAAGGTATTGCCGGTAGGTGGTATTAAAGAGAAAATTCTGGCTGCCAACCGGGCTGGCATTAAGGAGCTTATCTTATGCTCAAAAAACCGGAAGGACATTGACGAAATCAACCAGTCTTATATCAAAGACCTGGTTTTTCATTACGCCGATACCGTCGACCAGGTACTTGATATAGCGTTACTTCCCGGCAAAGTAGGCAAGCCAATGAAGTTTATTCTTCCCGAAGACAAAGAGCAACGCGAAGTAGAAAAGGTGTATTGA
- the ilvD gene encoding dihydroxy-acid dehydratase: MITEQPTTELNRFSRTLTQEVSNPAAKAMLYGVGLSEDDMQKPQIGIASTGYEGNTCNMHLNGLSVYVKQGIQANGLVGLIFNTIGVSDGMTNGNDGMRYSLPSRDLIADSIESVVAAQWYDGVVTVVGCDKNMPGAIMAMARLDRPGIMVYGGTIRSGHYKGQKLDIVSAFEALGKKYAGNISDEDYEGVIKNSIPGAGACGGMYTANTMASSIEAMGLSLPFSSSYPATHVGKQEECKKIGAAMRVLLERNITPADIITRKSLENALTVVMALGGSTNAVLHYLAIARAAGIELTLDEIQAISDRVPFLADLKPSGKYYMEDMLEIGGVPAVMKYLYQNGMLYGDCLTVTGKTIAENLEDAPDLDFDKQSIVRPLSNPIKATGHIQIMRGNLSPTGSVAKITGKEGMRFDGTAKVCEHEGEVIDALQKGEILPGQVIVIRNAGPKGGPGMSEMLKPTSAIMGAGLGDKVALITDGRFSGGTHGFVVGHVTPEAFDGGPIALVHDGDRITIDATTRELILHISDEEMAQRKSEWKQPAPPFTKGVLGKYIRSVKSASEGCVTDEA, encoded by the coding sequence ATGATTACTGAACAGCCAACTACCGAATTAAACCGTTTCAGCCGTACGCTAACTCAGGAGGTAAGCAACCCAGCCGCCAAAGCCATGCTCTACGGAGTTGGTTTAAGTGAGGATGATATGCAAAAGCCCCAGATTGGTATTGCCAGCACAGGTTATGAAGGCAACACCTGTAACATGCACCTAAATGGTCTGTCCGTTTATGTAAAGCAGGGTATTCAGGCGAACGGGCTGGTTGGACTGATCTTCAATACAATTGGCGTATCGGATGGTATGACTAACGGTAACGATGGTATGCGGTATTCATTACCAAGTCGTGACCTCATTGCCGATTCAATTGAGTCGGTAGTTGCGGCTCAGTGGTATGACGGCGTTGTGACAGTAGTTGGTTGCGACAAAAATATGCCAGGCGCTATTATGGCTATGGCTCGCCTTGACCGGCCGGGTATCATGGTCTACGGTGGCACCATTCGGTCGGGCCATTATAAAGGACAGAAATTAGACATCGTTTCGGCGTTTGAAGCGCTGGGAAAAAAATACGCGGGCAATATTTCCGACGAAGATTACGAAGGGGTCATCAAAAACTCAATTCCGGGTGCGGGTGCCTGTGGTGGTATGTACACGGCCAACACAATGGCCAGCAGCATCGAAGCAATGGGCCTGAGCCTTCCCTTCAGCAGCAGTTATCCGGCCACACACGTTGGCAAGCAGGAAGAGTGCAAAAAAATTGGTGCCGCCATGCGCGTGTTGCTCGAACGCAACATTACCCCGGCTGACATTATCACCCGCAAATCGCTCGAAAACGCGCTGACGGTTGTAATGGCGCTGGGTGGCTCCACCAACGCAGTATTGCACTATTTGGCTATCGCCCGTGCAGCAGGCATTGAATTGACCCTTGATGAGATTCAGGCGATTAGCGATCGGGTTCCTTTCCTGGCCGATCTGAAGCCAAGCGGCAAGTATTACATGGAGGATATGCTCGAAATTGGGGGCGTTCCAGCCGTAATGAAATACCTCTACCAGAACGGTATGCTGTATGGCGACTGCCTTACGGTAACCGGCAAAACGATCGCCGAAAATTTAGAAGACGCACCTGATCTGGACTTCGACAAACAGAGCATTGTTCGCCCGCTAAGCAACCCAATTAAAGCAACCGGCCATATTCAGATTATGCGGGGCAACCTGTCGCCAACGGGTTCTGTTGCAAAGATTACGGGTAAAGAAGGTATGCGTTTCGATGGAACCGCAAAAGTGTGTGAGCACGAGGGCGAAGTAATCGACGCCTTGCAAAAAGGTGAAATTTTACCCGGTCAGGTGATTGTTATTCGTAATGCTGGCCCTAAAGGCGGACCGGGTATGAGCGAAATGCTGAAACCAACCTCGGCCATTATGGGCGCGGGCCTGGGTGATAAAGTGGCGCTTATTACCGACGGACGTTTTTCGGGAGGTACCCACGGTTTTGTAGTAGGTCACGTTACACCCGAAGCATTTGACGGTGGTCCTATTGCGCTGGTGCATGACGGCGACCGGATCACGATTGACGCCACCACGCGCGAACTCATCCTGCACATTTCGGACGAAGAAATGGCGCAACGTAAAAGCGAATGGAAGCAACCCGCTCCCCCATTCACGAAAGGTGTATTGGGCAAATACATTCGCAGCGTAAAATCGGCGAGTGAAGGCTGTGTAACGGACGAAGCATAG
- the murQ gene encoding N-acetylmuramic acid 6-phosphate etherase yields MTTETTSHYDHLEQMSVHDLLVNINSEDKTVPLAVERSIPQIEALVSHIVDRMREGGRLIYIGAGTSGRLGVVDASECPPTYGVPHDLVIGLMAGGDGAIRKAVEYAEDDAEQAWKDIAPYQPNENDTVIGIAASGRTPYVIGGLNEARKAGLLTGCIVCNAGSAVAQAAEFPVEVVTGPEFVTGSTRMKAGTAQKLVLNMISTSVMIQLGRVKGNKMVDMMLTNIKLQDRAAKMVMGEIGVDREQAQALLAKFGNVRGAIDGFAQMR; encoded by the coding sequence ATGACAACTGAAACCACTTCCCATTACGACCACCTGGAACAAATGTCGGTACACGACTTGCTGGTCAATATAAACAGTGAAGACAAGACAGTGCCCCTGGCCGTGGAGCGATCAATCCCACAGATCGAGGCTCTGGTTTCGCACATAGTTGACCGTATGCGCGAAGGTGGCCGACTCATTTATATCGGGGCTGGAACCAGTGGCCGGCTGGGCGTTGTGGATGCATCCGAATGCCCGCCAACCTACGGCGTGCCGCATGATCTGGTCATTGGGCTGATGGCTGGTGGCGATGGGGCTATTCGGAAAGCCGTTGAATACGCTGAAGATGATGCCGAACAAGCCTGGAAAGATATTGCGCCTTACCAGCCTAACGAGAATGATACAGTTATTGGTATTGCCGCTTCTGGCCGGACGCCATACGTTATTGGTGGCTTGAACGAAGCTCGGAAAGCTGGTCTCTTGACGGGTTGTATTGTTTGCAATGCGGGCTCGGCGGTGGCACAGGCGGCTGAATTTCCTGTAGAGGTTGTTACAGGCCCGGAATTCGTTACGGGCAGCACGCGAATGAAAGCTGGAACGGCACAGAAGCTGGTTTTGAACATGATTTCGACGTCAGTCATGATTCAGTTGGGCCGTGTAAAGGGTAATAAAATGGTTGATATGATGCTCACCAATATCAAGTTACAGGATCGCGCGGCCAAGATGGTTATGGGCGAAATTGGCGTTGACCGGGAACAGGCCCAAGCCTTGCTGGCTAAATTCGGCAACGTGCGTGGCGCTATTGACGGGTTTGCACAGATGAGGTAA
- a CDS encoding AGE family epimerase/isomerase — MLDFQKLSANYQQALLRQVAPFWLKNSRDEQCGGYFDLLTATGDPIEGDKFVTMHAQQTWAFAWLYNTLDGQPAWLDHARHGASFLSQFAHEDSLACYAQLDRRGRALAQSINFIPDSFVIRAYAQMHRATNQDEWAMLAKQTFSTLLQRRANIRAEQINTLGGIQQVRQLSEAVAILKMVLEMQPLLAEDAWKQHIDLALQDILHEFMDRRTDTLRESILPEGSFMNTPEGRRLNVGLTFQTASYLFDFYTDGASVKTGTIVNNRRLAAQVVSWCLRLCEQAWDETHAGLNQYVDFKQQAHIFPDWQQKWAWVQVEALAALVKGYEHTRHPDCLKWFKRIHDYTFQHFPDQNQTGWHLVLDNHAQPKLAAKAIPTVSCYSLIRCLAEIGKLLATFGQAKERAGRTGISVNS, encoded by the coding sequence GTGCTCGATTTTCAAAAACTCTCCGCTAACTATCAGCAGGCCCTGCTTAGGCAGGTTGCACCATTCTGGCTAAAAAACAGCCGGGATGAACAGTGTGGAGGTTATTTTGATCTATTAACAGCAACGGGCGATCCCATAGAGGGTGACAAATTCGTTACCATGCACGCCCAGCAAACATGGGCTTTCGCCTGGCTGTATAATACCCTTGATGGCCAGCCAGCCTGGCTCGATCACGCCCGGCACGGTGCTTCATTTTTAAGCCAATTTGCACACGAAGACTCACTGGCCTGTTATGCGCAACTTGACCGACGCGGGCGAGCCCTTGCCCAATCAATAAACTTCATCCCGGATAGCTTTGTCATTAGGGCGTATGCCCAAATGCACCGCGCAACCAATCAGGATGAATGGGCAATGCTGGCCAAACAAACCTTCTCCACCCTATTGCAACGCCGAGCTAATATCCGCGCCGAACAAATCAATACGTTAGGTGGTATTCAGCAGGTTAGGCAGTTAAGCGAAGCGGTAGCCATCCTCAAAATGGTGTTGGAGATGCAGCCTTTACTGGCTGAAGATGCCTGGAAACAACATATCGACCTGGCTTTGCAGGATATTTTGCACGAGTTTATGGACAGGCGGACGGATACGCTCCGTGAGTCTATTCTGCCCGAAGGTTCCTTCATGAATACTCCCGAAGGCCGACGTTTGAACGTTGGTCTCACGTTTCAAACGGCCAGTTATCTGTTTGATTTTTATACCGATGGGGCATCGGTCAAAACTGGGACTATTGTTAACAACCGTCGACTGGCGGCTCAGGTCGTTTCGTGGTGTCTGCGTCTTTGCGAGCAAGCCTGGGACGAAACCCATGCCGGTTTGAACCAGTATGTCGATTTTAAACAACAGGCCCATATCTTCCCCGATTGGCAACAGAAGTGGGCGTGGGTTCAGGTGGAAGCGCTGGCAGCCCTCGTCAAAGGGTATGAACACACACGACACCCCGATTGCCTCAAGTGGTTCAAGCGAATACACGATTATACGTTCCAACATTTCCCCGACCAAAACCAAACAGGGTGGCATCTGGTGCTAGACAACCATGCCCAGCCGAAACTAGCTGCTAAAGCCATACCAACAGTAAGCTGTTATTCTCTGATCCGCTGCCTGGCCGAAATAGGGAAGTTACTGGCTACTTTCGGGCAGGCTAAAGAACGAGCAGGTCGAACGGGTATTTCAGTAAATTCATAA